From the genome of Nitrospirota bacterium, one region includes:
- a CDS encoding molybdopterin molybdenumtransferase MoeA encodes MIKVDEALRIILNSVQALDSETVSLANASGRVLQQDIFSNSDIPAFDNSAMDGYALISSDTKGASPESPCKLEVLEELKAGMISSSEIKSGQAVKIMTGA; translated from the coding sequence ATGATTAAAGTTGACGAGGCATTAAGGATAATATTAAATTCCGTTCAAGCATTAGATTCAGAAACTGTCAGCCTTGCAAACGCATCCGGCAGAGTGCTTCAGCAGGACATCTTCAGTAATTCTGATATTCCTGCATTTGATAATTCTGCAATGGACGGTTATGCCCTTATATCCTCTGACACAAAGGGCGCTTCGCCTGAGTCGCCATGTAAATTAGAGGTCCTTGAGGAACTAAAGGCCGGCATGATAAGTTCGTCGGAAATAAAAAGCGGACAGGCTGTAAAAATTATGACCGGCGC